CATGGTAACCAAGCTGCGGATGAGAGCATGATCAACGGTCGTCGATCGGCTCGCGGCACACCCGTCTGGTCCAGCATCAGTTTTTGGCCACATCAGGCCCCAGTCTGGTGTAGACTTCCTGCGGCTGCACTCCCCAAATGACGGTCATGAGAGTTTATCGAACTGCCTGAAAACGGGGCCACCTCTCTATATCCCAGTTGCGACAAGATCTCCTGTCGCAATTTCAAAAAACAGGGATCATCCCTGTGGCGGTGAAAGGGCGCATTCACGCGGATATCGGACAGGATACGCGAGTGGTTCGTGCCGCCCAGAACTATTACGCGTGTCGCCAGAAAGAGGGCTTCATCGACATCGTGAGTGACCATGATCGCGGTGAAATCACGCTCTCTCCACAGCCTGTGCAATTCCGTCTGCATCGTGAGACGTGTCAGGGCGTCCAGCTTTCCCAGCGGTTCGTCAAGAATGAGCATTCGTGGATGGTTAACCAGCGCCCGCGCCAGTGCCGTACGCTGGGCCATGCCGCCTGAAAGCTGATGCGGCCACGCTTTTTCAAAACCGCTCAGACCGACAAGACGAATAGCTTCATCAACCGCCTGATCATTTCTCTTTCCGGAAATGTCCTGTGAGAGCGCGACATTCTGTCTTACAGTCCGCCATGGATAGAGCGTCGGGTCCTGAAACATCACGATACGATCCGGCCCCGGTCCGGTGACGGGCCTGCCGTCCACCTCGATCCAGCCCGCAGCCGGTTTCTCCAGCCCGGAGATCAGGCGCAGCAGGGTCGACTTGCCGCACCCTGACGGGCCCAGAAGGGCGACAAACTCTCCTGCCTCCACGTTCAGATTCATTTCGTGAATGATCGGACGGTAAGCGCCGTCAATCTGATAGCCGTGTTCTACCCCGCGCACATGCAGGGCCAGTTCCTCACCCGGCGCTTTTGACTGAGCCATCACCATTTGAGACCATCCTTCTGCCAGACAAGCAGCCTGTCACGCACACGGAAGAGCAGCGTGATCAGACCCGTGCACATGACCGACATCACCACGAGGGCCGCATACATATTGGGATAGGCGGCCCATCCCTGCGCCCACTGCATGTAGAAGCCAAGGCCAGCCTTCACGCCCAGCATTTCAGCCACCACCAGCATGGCGAAGGAGGCGCCAAGCCCCATGAACAGACCGACGAAAATCTGCGGCAGGGCGGCAGGCAGCGCCACATGGAAGACAAGAAACCGCTCCTTCGCGCCCATGGTGCGGGCCACGTCATGAAAGGCCGGGTCCACGGCTGAGATGCCGGACCAGGTCAGAACCGCGACAGGAAAAGCAGAGGCCAGCATCATCAGGGCTTCACCGGCGACCCAGCTTGACGGGATCATCACGAAGGCCAGCGGCAGAAGCGCGACCGGGGGAAGGGGGCCGATCATGCGCAGGATGGGGTGCGCCCAGTAACGGAACCGTAGTGACCTTCCCAGTCCGATCCCCACGGCAATGCCGATGAATGACCCCAGACCATAGCCCACGAGCAGCAGTCCGAGTGAATGAAGCAGTGAGTTGCCGAGGCGCGACCAGTCCGTGAGGAAAACATCGAGAAGATCCTGTGGTGTGCCAAAGAAAGGACGGGGCAGCAGAAGCAGTTTTGCCTGCGCCACTTCCCACGCGCCAAGCCCCAGACCGAGCGCCACCGCCCATGCCGCGCGTTCCCGGAGCAGTTTCAGGGCTGCACCGCCCAGTCAGCAGCGCGGCAAGCAGCCACACCGGTCCTGCAAGCCACGCGACCGGCGACACCCGCACAGCAGTCTTCTGGCGGGTAGCTGCTGAATCCATCCCGAAGGTCGCCTCCACCCCGCTCATGATGCAAACAGATCCTGCGTGACACGCGCGGCGTAACGGGTTGTGTCGAGCGACGGCCGGAACACACCGATTCCTTTCAGAGCTTCGGCATAACGCACGATCTCATCACGGAAAGAACCGGCAAGTGTCTGGTGATGGTGCCCCTGAATGCGGATCATTTCGGCCAGATCCTTCGCCGGAACCTTGGGAGCAAAAGGCTGGAATATTCTGCCGGCTTCATCGGGGTTGCAGGCGAGCCACGCTCCCGCATCCATGATCGCACGGGTGACAGCCCGCGCCACATCCGGTTCATCGCGCACAAGACTGCCTCGCAGTCCGATGACGCAGCAGGCGGTATGCGCCCATGTGCCGGTCATGTTGCTGTCGATGTCGCGTAGATTGAACTGTTTCTTCTGCATCCAACTGACAGGATCGGCATCCGAAATGGCCTGTACTTCGCCGCGCTGGAGAGCCAGCGGCAGCAGGTCCGGAGGAAAGGCACGCCACGAGACGTCCGTTTCCGGGTCCACTCCCACCTCTTTCAGCCGAATGGAGAAGAAATTGCGATCCGGCCCTCCCATGTCGGTCACACCAACCGTCTTGCCTTTCAGGTCGGTCAAAGAGCGGATCGCACTGTCGTGCGTCGTCATCAGATACAGGCAGCCCGCGTGAAGACCGGCCACGAGCTTGACGTCGAAGCCCTGCTGTAGCGGCTTGAGCCACCTCAGCGCCATGCCGGGCGCGCCATCCGCCTTGCCCGTGGCCAGCGCTTCCAGAAGCTGGTCGGTCGCGCCACCGAAATTCACGTAATCCACTTCGATATTGTGGCGTGCGAAAAAACCTTTTTCCTTCGCCACAGGTACGGCGATCGTGCAGACCGAATTCTCGTTCCACGCGATCGTCAGCCTGCGAGGCGTGGCAAGCGGCTTGATCGCGCCAGTGATCGCCGCCGCGCATGGCTCCGTATGTCCCATGGCGTCCTGTGCATAAAGCGGACGGGAGGCGAGAGCAGCCGCGCCCGCGCCGGACAGGAGTCCGCCCAGAAGTCGCCTGCGGGAAAAGGAGGAGCCGAATGTCATCAGACTGTGTCCCGAACTTTCAGAGATGCCGTGAGTGGCGCAAAAGGAAGGTGGTGAAAGGCTCGACCGCACCATGCAAGACCGGCGGCGATCGCATCGCTGATCACGATGTCGCGGACCGCGCAGAACAGCACGTCATGCGTTCCGGACCTGCGGATATCTTCGATCACACAGTCCAGCGTCACGGCCGCATCATCGAGAAGTGGCGCGCCGGTTTTGCCGACACGCCAGACGGCAGAGGCGAATTTCTCTTCGGGCGTACGGCGTGAACTGGCGAAAACGCCCGCCACATCATCATGTCCGCGACCAAGAACGCTGATCCCGACCACGCCATTGCGTTGGAACGCTTCATGAGAGCGATTACCGCGGTTGAGGCAGACGAGCACTGTCGGCGGCGTATCGCTCACGCTTGTCATGGCGGAGACGGTCAGTCCCTGACGCCCGGCTGGACCGTCGGTCGCCACCACCGTCACGGGCGCTCCGAGACGGCTCATGGCTTCCCGGAACAGCTCGGCCGGGACGGAGGACTGTCCATCAACCGCAATGCCGTCAGGCTGCATGGGAAGACTCTCCTTTTTCCAGCCCCAGCGCGGCCAGAACCCGGTCGCTCTCGGTGCGGTCCATCCAGTCGGGAGAGACGTCGGCAAAACGCACGACACGGCCTGGCCCGATGACGATTACGGCAGGCTTGGGAAGTTCCCATGTATTTTCAAGACCGTTCAGTGCTTCGCTCTTTCCGCCTTTTGCGAGCGCGCTCTGCCGGGATGGTTCATCGAATGTGTAGGTAAGACCCAGTGCGCGTGACAGTCTCAGTCCTGCATCGGTTGCGACCGGGAAAGGCAGATCATGGCGCGTGGCAATCTCGGAAAGAAGCGCTGTCGGCTGGGGAGAGATCGCCAGAAGGGGAACGCCTGACGCTTTCAGTTCAGGCCACAATGTATCGCGATAATGGGGAAGGGCGATATTACAGGCCGGACATCCGGCAAAGCGGAAGAACACCAGAACCGCTGGTCCTTTCGCGACCAGATCATCCAGTGACACCGTGCTTCCATCCACGACAGACAGCGCGAGCGGCGGCAGCACGTCTCCGACCTTTACGGCAGATGCGGCCTTGTCGTGATCGCGGATCAGTGTGGCCCGCTGATTGACGTTTACGGCCAGAGCCGCGGGCTCCCACGTGCGCTCGCGCTCTTCTTCCAGTTCCCGGAACTTGGCGCGGAGAGGGGCTACAGATGCGGATGACGTCATGAGAAACCTCGTTGCAGATATCGGTATGATCCGATCCTGCCGCGAAGACTTCCCTGTCTCATAAAGAGTTCTTGTCATCCATTCCTTGAACATTACTCAAGCGCCAGCCGCTGCTGCCAGCAGATCCCCGATATCGTTTGCTGCATCCCCGAGACGGTTGCGGCGGACGAGAATGGTTTCGATCTCCGGGACGGCGGGAAGAGCGTCACTTGTGATTGTGGGCAGCCCTTCAGCCGTGGCGAACCGGCGTGTACGGCAGCTCACACCAAGCCCACCACGGACCCCTGCCCGCATGGCCGGCAGATTGGGTGTTTCCAATACCAGCCGGTAGTCACGTCGTTCCTGTGTCAGAGCACTCAAAGCAGCGTCCCGAAAACGGCAGGGTGGCTCAAGAAGAACGAGCGGCACTTCGGACAACTCGGCGATGGCCGGATCTCCGATCCATGTCATGCGGTCATGTCCCACCACTTTCCATGTCGCGCCCGAACGGTCTCCATGCTGTCCAAGGCACAGAACGAGATCGAGTCGGGAGCGGTCGAACAGATCCAGAAGTTCCGCTGATCCACCAATCTGGATCACAAGGCGGGAGCGTGGATGCGCGAGACGAAACTGTCCCAGCACGTCCGGAAGAAGCGTGTCGGCAAAATCCTGCACCATGCCGACAGTAATGGGTTCCGGTTCCGAATCCTGACCGAGCGTGCGCATGATCCGGTCATTGAGAGCGAGGAGCTGGCGTGCGTAACCGACCAGCTCCTCGCCGATGGGCGTGAGGATCAGGCGGCGTCCATCGCGACGGAAAAGCTTCTGCTGGAGCACGTCTTCCAGACGCTTCATCTGCAGGCTGAGCGCGGACTGTGTCAGGAAAATCGTCTCGGTCGCCTGCGCCATGGAGCCAGCCTCCACGATCGCTACGAATGACCGAAGAAGCTCGCTCGGAACATTGCGCGCCATGCGCTGGGGCAGGGGAACGCTCAGATGAGAATCGGCGGGAGGGCCAGAGTTTGGTGGGCCAGGATAAGGCCGGGTGGACTGGGACATGACGGGCTCCGGTCTCGATCTCCGTTTAATGACCGGCTTGGCCATATTACGACGGATGAAGTGTGTATTGAGCATTCCTTGCTTGCTTTTTGTCAATTTTCAAGTGTTAATTTCAAAACAAACTATATTGAATAGTGATTTATGGGAGATGACTATGTCCGTTGAGTTCATTGGTTATATCGGCAGTCGCAATCACTCCGAGATCATCCCGCCGTCAGGCCCGGTCGTTGATCCGAAACATATCGAAACAGCCGCGAAAATTCATGAAAACGGTGGATTCGACCGTGTTCTGGTCGCCTTCCATTCCAATTCTCCGGAAAGCATTCTCATCGCCCAGCATGCGGCGTCCGTTGCGCCGGACCTCGGCCTTCTGATCGCCCATCGTCCCGGTTTCAATGCGCCGACCATCGTCGCTCGTCAGCTCGCCACGCTCGATAATCTCACGCGCGGACGTGTCGCCGTACATATCATCACTGGCGGTAGTGATTTGGAACTGCAGGCTGACGGCGATCACACGACCAAGGCGCAGCGCTATGCCCGCACCAGCGAATATCTCGACATTGTGCGGAAGGAATGGAGCGAGACCGCGCCGTTCGACTACAAGGGCGCGTTCTACGACGTCCGTGGCGCCAATTCGCTGATTCACCCCTACGATGAAGAGTCACTCCCCGTTTATTTCGGCGGCTCTTCGGAAGAGGCGATCGAAGTCGCCGGCAAACATGCTGATGTCTACGCCCTGTGGGGTGAAACCTATGAGCAGGTGGCCGAAACCGTCTCACGGGTCCGCGCGGCCGCCGCGAAACATGGCCGCTCGCCCCGTTTCTCCCTGTCGCTGCGGCCCATTCTCGCGGAAACGGAAGAAGCCGCATGGGCGCGCGCCGACCGTATTCTTGAAAAAGCACGTGATCTTCAGGGAACGACCGGATTTGTACGCAATGCTGATATTCCCAACGAAGGTTCGCGCCGCCTGCTGGCTGCTGCGGCGCAGGGCAGACGCCTCGACAAGAGGCTCTGGACCGGAATTGCGGAACTGACGGGCGCCAAGGGGAACTCCACCTCGCTTGTTGGCACGCCGCAGCAGGTTGCCGAAGCGCTCATCGATTATTACCGGCTCGGCATTTCCACGTTCCTGATCCGTGGGTTCGATCCGTTGCTTGATGCGTATGAATATGGTCGCGATCTGATCCCGCTGGTTCGTGAACTGGTGGCTGAAGAAGATAGCCGCCGCCTGACACGCGTGGCCTGAGCCGGTCATGTCCTTCCCGCGTGAACGTCCTGTGCTTCTTGATCAGATCGGCGGTCCCATCGCCGCCGTTCTGACCGACTACGCGCAGCAGGTGCGTGTGATCGAGGGCAACCGTGACAACGCCGA
The Acetobacter aceti genome window above contains:
- a CDS encoding ABC transporter substrate-binding protein: MTFGSSFSRRRLLGGLLSGAGAAALASRPLYAQDAMGHTEPCAAAITGAIKPLATPRRLTIAWNENSVCTIAVPVAKEKGFFARHNIEVDYVNFGGATDQLLEALATGKADGAPGMALRWLKPLQQGFDVKLVAGLHAGCLYLMTTHDSAIRSLTDLKGKTVGVTDMGGPDRNFFSIRLKEVGVDPETDVSWRAFPPDLLPLALQRGEVQAISDADPVSWMQKKQFNLRDIDSNMTGTWAHTACCVIGLRGSLVRDEPDVARAVTRAIMDAGAWLACNPDEAGRIFQPFAPKVPAKDLAEMIRIQGHHHQTLAGSFRDEIVRYAEALKGIGVFRPSLDTTRYAARVTQDLFAS
- a CDS encoding LLM class flavin-dependent oxidoreductase; this encodes MSVEFIGYIGSRNHSEIIPPSGPVVDPKHIETAAKIHENGGFDRVLVAFHSNSPESILIAQHAASVAPDLGLLIAHRPGFNAPTIVARQLATLDNLTRGRVAVHIITGGSDLELQADGDHTTKAQRYARTSEYLDIVRKEWSETAPFDYKGAFYDVRGANSLIHPYDEESLPVYFGGSSEEAIEVAGKHADVYALWGETYEQVAETVSRVRAAAAKHGRSPRFSLSLRPILAETEEAAWARADRILEKARDLQGTTGFVRNADIPNEGSRRLLAAAAQGRRLDKRLWTGIAELTGAKGNSTSLVGTPQQVAEALIDYYRLGISTFLIRGFDPLLDAYEYGRDLIPLVRELVAEEDSRRLTRVA
- a CDS encoding ABC transporter ATP-binding protein, producing MVMAQSKAPGEELALHVRGVEHGYQIDGAYRPIIHEMNLNVEAGEFVALLGPSGCGKSTLLRLISGLEKPAAGWIEVDGRPVTGPGPDRIVMFQDPTLYPWRTVRQNVALSQDISGKRNDQAVDEAIRLVGLSGFEKAWPHQLSGGMAQRTALARALVNHPRMLILDEPLGKLDALTRLTMQTELHRLWRERDFTAIMVTHDVDEALFLATRVIVLGGTNHSRILSDIRVNAPFHRHRDDPCFLKLRQEILSQLGYREVAPFSGSSINSHDRHLGSAAAGSLHQTGA
- a CDS encoding peroxiredoxin-like family protein codes for the protein MTSSASVAPLRAKFRELEEERERTWEPAALAVNVNQRATLIRDHDKAASAVKVGDVLPPLALSVVDGSTVSLDDLVAKGPAVLVFFRFAGCPACNIALPHYRDTLWPELKASGVPLLAISPQPTALLSEIATRHDLPFPVATDAGLRLSRALGLTYTFDEPSRQSALAKGGKSEALNGLENTWELPKPAVIVIGPGRVVRFADVSPDWMDRTESDRVLAALGLEKGESSHAA
- a CDS encoding flavin reductase, encoding MQPDGIAVDGQSSVPAELFREAMSRLGAPVTVVATDGPAGRQGLTVSAMTSVSDTPPTVLVCLNRGNRSHEAFQRNGVVGISVLGRGHDDVAGVFASSRRTPEEKFASAVWRVGKTGAPLLDDAAVTLDCVIEDIRRSGTHDVLFCAVRDIVISDAIAAGLAWCGRAFHHLPFAPLTASLKVRDTV
- a CDS encoding LysR substrate-binding domain-containing protein, with translation MSQSTRPYPGPPNSGPPADSHLSVPLPQRMARNVPSELLRSFVAIVEAGSMAQATETIFLTQSALSLQMKRLEDVLQQKLFRRDGRRLILTPIGEELVGYARQLLALNDRIMRTLGQDSEPEPITVGMVQDFADTLLPDVLGQFRLAHPRSRLVIQIGGSAELLDLFDRSRLDLVLCLGQHGDRSGATWKVVGHDRMTWIGDPAIAELSEVPLVLLEPPCRFRDAALSALTQERRDYRLVLETPNLPAMRAGVRGGLGVSCRTRRFATAEGLPTITSDALPAVPEIETILVRRNRLGDAANDIGDLLAAAAGA